The following are encoded together in the Daucus carota subsp. sativus chromosome 5, DH1 v3.0, whole genome shotgun sequence genome:
- the LOC108223594 gene encoding protein THALLO, with the protein MGRKKSNSSKKVNKVVSNEFDFSEDDEIDAFHKQKDVVPIDINDDVAESDEEHPVFGFQDDDESEDEEDEEDIEDTGLAARIKREQKKLQSKIGGVEDEMDDDPKEAEEESTVWGRGGYHGGDNVDYEIQSSDEDLPAEEEAEVLRLQKIKTKSLSKADFGLEDDSEDDSDAEPTFEDILVKGKTSKPSTKGPQDETGTTFEKVNKDLNALTTEEQMDVVYSAAPELVGLLTELSDASEQLENIVNPLITKVRKGNIANKGGLKFLELKQVLLLSYCQAITFYLLLKSEGQPVRDHPVIERLVEIKSLLEKMKKLDENLPTELEDILNRKFDTETETLFSIQDADKSDVLKEFKAPPVPAKIEVPQRATEVKESGSVGAESKHQNDKVGLQSMEMLKVRAALEEKLKQKGVFSSVAPKHQSSKRNVQPLNRKLETLDDFDDYTSDISGREKSNGHAQLSHTSTLAKIATRVKKTKLVSGDDDLPKRDDIGERRRNHELRVLAGAGIKSNDDGDDEPNTEDVNGSAGMEVDDATESDSESDLEFYKQVEAQHKAKLASKSEKYSRTPMEEPLLPEVLVEGKRHITQQIEKNRGLTRARKKLTKNPRKKYKLKHKDAVKRRKGQVREIKKPSGPYGGETSGINAGVSRSIRFKN; encoded by the exons ATGGGTCGAAAGAAGAGCAACAGCAGCAAGAAAGTGAATAAAGTGGTGTCCAATGAATTTGATTTCTCTGAAGATGACGAAATTGATGCTT TTCATAAGCAAAAGGATGTTGTTCCCATTGATATAAATGACGATGTGGCCGAATCAGATGAAGAACATCCTGTATTTGGTTTCCAG GATGACGATGAGAGCgaggatgaagaagatgaagaggatATTGAAGATACCGGGCTTGCTGCACGAA TCAAAAGGGAGCAAAAGAAATTACAGTCAAAGATTGGCGGGGTTGAGGATGAAATGGATGATGATCCCAAAGAGGCAGAAGAAGAAAGTACTGTGTGGGGAAGAGGGGGATATCATGGTGGTGATAATGTTGACTACGAG ATACAATCCAGCGATGAAGATCTGCCTGCTGAGGAAGAGGCTGAAGTATTGCGATTGCAGAAGATAAAAACAAAATCTTTATCGAAGGCAGATTTTGGCCTTGAAGATGATAGTGAAGACGACAGTGATGCAGAGCCCACATTTGAG GACATTTTGGTCAAAGGGAAAACATCAAAACCTTCTACAAAAGGACCTCAAGATGAAACCGGCACTACTTTTGAGAAAGTCAATAAAGATTTGAATGCTTTGACAACTGAAGAGCAGATGGACGTTGTCTACAG tGCTGCTCCAGAGTTAGTTGGTTTGCTGACAGAGCTTAGTGATGCATCTGAACAGCttgaaaatattgttaatcCACTTATAACTAAG GTTAGAAAAGGGAATATTGCTAATAAAGGTGGGTTGAAATTCTTGGAGCTTAAACAAGTTCTTTTGCTGTCATATTGCCAAGCtattactttttatttactCCTTAAGTCCGAGGGACAGCCTGTTCGTGATCATCCAGTCATTGAGCGGCTTGTGGAAATCAAAAGTCTATTGGAAAAG ATGAAAAAACTTGATGAAAATCTTCCAACAGAACTTGAGGATATATTGAACAGGAAGTTTGATACCGAAACAGAGACTTTGTTCTCTATTCAGGATGCCGATAAGTCTGATGTACTCAAAGAATTCAAGGCCCCACCAGTCCCAGCCAAAATAGAAGTG CCTCAGAGAGCAACTGAGGTGAAGGAATCTGGGAGCGTAGGAGCAGAAAGCAAGCATCAG AATGATAAAGTTGGTTTGCAAAGCATGGAAATGCTAAAAGTAAGAGCAGCCCTTGAGGAAAAACTTAAACAGAAAGGTGTTTTTAGTTCTGTAGCCCCAAAGCATCAAAGTTCAAAGAGGAATGTGCAACCACTGAACAG AAAACTCGAGACACTGGATGATTTTGACGATTATACTTCTGATATAAGTGGCCGGGAAAAGAGTAATGGGCATGCACAGCTTTCGCACACATCTACATTGGCCAAGATTGCAACACGAGTGAAAAAGACAAAG CTTGTTTCTGGTGATGATGATTTGCCAAAGAGAGATGATATTGGAGAGAGGCGAAGGAATCATGAACTTCGGGTTCTTGCAGGAGCTGGAATCAAATCGAATGATGATGGCGATGATGAACCCAATACTGAGGATGTCAATGGGTCAGCTGGCATGGAGGTAGATGATGCAACAGAATCAGATTCTGAATCTGATTTGGAGTTCTACAAACAAGTCGAAGCACAACACAAGGCAAAACTTGCTTCCAAGTCAGAGAAGTACTCAAG AACCCCAATGGAGGAGCCATTGTTGCCTGAAGTCCTTGTAGAAGGGAAGCGGCATATTACTCAGCAG aTAGAGAAGAATAGAGGGCTTACTCGTGCTCGGAAGAAACTTACGAAGAATCCAAGGAAGAAATACAAG TTGAAACATAAGGATGCTGTCAAACGCCGGAAAGGTCAAGTTCGGGAAATCAAGAAGCCAAGTGGTCCTTATGGTGGTGAAACCTCTGGTATTAATGCAGGAGTTAGCCGTAGTATCAGATTCAAGAATTAA
- the LOC108220736 gene encoding lysine-specific demethylase JMJ26 — protein sequence MESCRKRKQLYQLDHSDSDSESSTSTDSCTLKRCKTVDTRGGGEQKSCHQCKRSDKGNVVSCSKCERKRYCSSCISKNYHEMTEEDFVKACPFCRDICNCKSCLRLELPEKNKIRLSKEDKVHYSKYLLKRLLPFVRQFNEQQILEREMEAKIRGLSLSDVEVQVANCPIDERMNCDYCRTSIADYHRSCTQCPYDLCITCCRDLRDGCLHARQMEGVQYKNPGVGYLHGETCKPVSNRTVGTFTESKDGASPKAEFEWKPNKDGSISCPPKSIGGCGKGILKLNQVLPDDWLSNMLAKAEKLYKLYKLNDMPETPAYWCSTFNNAKRKAASRDNSNDNYLYSPSAIDIQAENLECFQAHWSRGEPVIVSSVLDSTYGLSWEPMVMSRAIRDKSQTDVTVLNCLNWCEEEYSVSSFFKGYTEGILDLSDWPQMLKLNDWPPSGLFGDHLPRHNMEFISALPFKEYTHPQSSYFNLAVKLPSDHLMPDTGPKLYTAYGCSQQLGRGDSVTKINYNDSDVVYVLMHNKEMTLSHSELAKIEHLKEKHHLQDQKEIYVDGKMGNGLEQQKHDDIEESENPESGALWDIYRRADALKLKKYLRKHFREFRHTYCLPLKQVVDPVYDGTFYLNTEHKRRLKKEYGIEPWTVMQNLGDAVLIPAGCPFQVRNLKSCIQVSTGFVSPESINACLRFTEEIRVLPQDHVAKEDKLGVNKLLLYAMRQVLDDLEVSPKTEAKTDYVDISSDSSKESGYLGSEPANLETESNSHPAMQKVYSRCKSKNDRRGLYSLIRDPTSVQRKSQKEANISQKVSHYETVQPISSDDSPGSYIRIPRIVPKSGKEREFVDISPDSSKESGYLKSSGFNPESDFNAATQNVYARSPSKDQSRLGSLRCDTTPIESDFQKEADMSQEVSDVLTKTVKSSTSNDSPGSYSQAPRSVSAEMVGFFNQLEEQIQEEKLDVLKVLPPQIHLDEEIIQEYEKILKKHMFGRLLDLANDSNLQDFNKVLHFLLASRRIPSHLQQGFLTLRSDLPNLTSRVYELHKEVHRGMIMPLARSKEREELKTILGKYRQVEDNLVKLEKEKDGNMLVIARLQMRNEHLNKEVTSLKGEVAKNVVGGSGNLCNDQVWKLEQKKDYNSDEIVRLEANNEAIGAKIINFADEAKMLHKDANAQHYKVINLEAMAAVYEGNVENAMDRLVLMELKWKQRVESLDY from the exons ATGGAGAGCTGCAGAAAAAGAAAACAGCTGTATCAACTCGatcattctgattctgattcCGAATCATCCACCAGCACTGATTCTTGTACACTTAAACGTTGTAAAACT GTGGATACACGGGGTGGTGGTGAACAGAAGTCTTGCCATCAGTGCAAAAGGAGCGATAAAGGGAATGTTGTGAGCTGCAGCAAATGTGAGAGGAAACGATATTGTAGTTCCTGCATTTCGAAAAA CTATCATGAGATGACTGAGGAAGATTTTGTCAAGGCATGTCCTTTCTGCCGAGATATCTGCAATTGCAAGAGCTGTTTGCGCCTGGAACTGCCAGAAAAA AACAAAATAAGGCTCAGCAAAGAAGACAAAGTCCATTACTCAAAGTATCTCCTGAAACGGCTTCTCCCCTTTGTTAGACAATTTAATGAACAACAAATTTTGGAAAGAGAGATGGAGGCTAAGATTCGAG GGTTGTCATTATCTGATGTTGAAGTGCAAGTAGCAAACTGTCCAATCGACGAGCGTATGAATTG CGACTATTGTAGAACTTCTATTGCTGACTACCACCGGAGCTGTACACAATGTCCATATGATCTTTGCATCACTTGTTGTCGGGACTTGCGTGATGGCTGTTTGCATGCACGTCAGATGGAAGGTGTTCAATATAAAAATCCCGGGGTGGGCTATTTACATGGTGAAACATGTAAACCTGTTAGTAATAGAACTGTAGGAACATTTACTGAATCAAAGGACGGTGCTTCCCCCAAGGCAGAATTTGAATGGAAACCTAACAAGGATGGTAGTATCTCTTGTCCACCAAAGAGCATAGGTGGGTGTGGTAAAGGCATTCTAAAGCTGAACCAGGTCTTACCAGACGATTGGCTTTCAAACATGTTAGCGAAAGCTGAAAAGTTATATAAACTATATAAGCTGAATGACATGCCAGAGACCCCTGCATATTGGTGCTCGACTTTTAACAATGCCAAACGAAAAGCTGCTTCTCGTGACAACTCGAATGACAACTACTTGTACTCTCCAAGTGCTATAGACATTCAAGCTGAAAATTTGGAGTGTTTTCAGGCTCATTGGTCAAGAGGTGAACCTGTGATTGTTAGCAGTGTGCTTGATAGTACGTATGGTTTAAGCTGGGAACCGATGGTGATGTCACGAGCAATTAGGGATAAGTCCCAGACTGATGTAACTGTCTTGAATTGTTTGAACTGGTGCGAG GAGGAGTATAGTGTAAGCTCGTTCTTTAAAGGCTATACAGAGGGTATACTTGACTTGTCTGACTGGCCCCAAATGCTGAAGCTAAATGATTGGCCTCCATCTGGTTTATTTGGGGATCATCTCCCACGTCATAACATGGAGTTCATAAGTGCTTTGCCATTTAAGGAGTACACACATCCTCAGAGCAGCTACTTTAATCTTGCTGTAAAGTTACCTAGCGACCATTTGATGCCAGACACAGGGCCAAAGCTGTATACCGCTTATGGGTGTTCCCAGCAACTGGGACGTGGAGACTCTGTCACGAAAATAAACTATAATGATTCAGATGTG GTGTATGTGCTTATGCATAATAAAGAGATGACACTAAGTCATTCAGAGCTTGCAAAAATAGAACACTTGAAAGAAAAGCACCATCTTCAGGATCAGAAAGAGATATATGTAGATGGCAAAATGGGGAATGGATTGGAGCAGCAGAAACATGATGATATAGAAGAATCAGAAAACCCAGAAAGCGGTGCCCTTTGGGACATTTATCGCAGAGCAGAtgctttgaagttgaaaaaatatCTGAGAAAGCATTTTAGAGAGTTCAGGCATACATATTGTTTGCCGCTAAAACAG GTTGTTGACCCTGTTTATGATGGAACATTTTACCTCAACACAGAGCATAAAAGGAGGCTAAAAAAGGAATATG GAATTGAACCATGGACTGTGATGCAAAATTTGGGAGATGCAGTCCTTATTCCTGCTGGCTGTCCTTTTCAAGTTAGAAATCTAAAG TCTTGTATACAGGTTTCAACTGGCTTTGTGTCACCTGAAAGCATAAATGCGTGCCTTCGTTTCACAGAGGAAATTCGTGTCCTTCCCCAAGATCACGTGGCCAAGGAAGACAAACTAGGG GTAAATAAATTGCTTCTTTATGCCATGAGACAAGTCTTGGACGACCTGGAAGTGTCTCCCAA AACGGAGGCAAAGACTGATTATGTGGATATCAGTTCTGATTCATCCAAAGAAAGTGGATACCTGGGATCAGAGCCAGCAAATCTTGAGACCGAAAGCAACTCCCATCCTGCTATGCAGAAGGTATACTCTAGGTGCAAATCTAAGAACGACAGGAGAGGGTTATATAGTCTTATACGTGACCCTACTTCTGTACAAAGAAAGTCCCAGAAGGAGGCCAATATATCTCAG AAGGTTTCACATTATGAAACAGTGCAGCCTATTTCATCGGATGATTCCCCAGGATCTTACATTCGAATACCGAG AATAGTGCCTAAATCTGGTAAAGAAAGGGAGTTTGTGGATATCAGTCCTGATTCATCCAAAGAAAGTGGATACTTAAAATCTTCAGGATTTAATCCTGAAAGCGACTTCAATGCTGCTACTCAGAATGTATATGCGAGGAGCCCATCTAAGGACCAGAGTCGGTTAGGTAGTCTCAGATGTGACACTACCCCAATTGAAAGCGACTTCCAAAAGGAGGCTGATATGTCTCAG GAGGTTTCCGACGTCTTAACCAAAACAGTGAAATCTTCTACCTCGAATGATTCTCCAGGCTCTTACAGTCAAGCTCCCAGGTCAGTCTCTGCCGAGATGGTTGGATTCTTCAATCAGTTGGAGGAACAAATTCAAGAAGAGAAATTGGATGTACTTAAGGTGCTTCCTCCTCAAATTCATCTGGATGAAGAGATCATCCAGGAGTATGAGAAGATTTTGAAAAAGCACATGTTTGGACGCCTACTTGACCTTGCGAATGATTCAAATCTGCAAGACTTCAATAAAGTCTTGCACTTTTTGCTTGCCTCTAGGAGGATCCCTTCACACTTGCAGCAGGGATTCTTAACTCTTCGCAGCGATTTGCCTAACTTAACCAGTAGAGTCTATGAGCTTCACAAGGAAGTGCACCGGGGAATGATTATGCCTCTCGCGAGGTCCAAGGAGAGAGAGGAACTGAAGACCATCTTGGGCAAATATCGCCAGGTCGAGGATAATCTGGTGAAGTTGGAAAAAGAGAAAGACGGCAACATGCTTGTTATCGCTAGGCTTCAGATGAGGAATGAACACCTAAACAAGGAAGTCACAAGTCTTAAAGGAGAAGTGGCGAAGAATGTTGTTGGCGGCAGTGGCAACTTGTGTAATGATCAAGTATGGAAGCTGGagcaaaagaaagattataacTCAGATGAGATAGTCAGGCTTGaggccaataatgaagccataGGTGCCAA